In Streptomyces nojiriensis, one genomic interval encodes:
- a CDS encoding CorA family divalent cation transporter, with amino-acid sequence MLSMPEGTLTRGSVSEARERLATSPFLFVDVELPEDGASDGPPLAHLLGLEAEQMGWLGRKGESARVEIFGEIGAFVVPAVDADRVIHVHAVVTERYLVTVHRGSAPLIGNVTARFPLESPPDAVAMLFLLLDEAMETYRRAAVRALLEVEDLEDAMFRRREPEQLYRLSRLRRTAALLHHTLLPYHRVAEESVTRRVMNRGFHGDRQQLVREYRRTSNLVLTDIESLQETSRRAFGSYSSLVSGDQNGVINRLAVVSTIFLPLTFLTGFFGMNFAYLTDELESRAVFWLLAVGLQVVFLLVALYVLHRTRLWRMLREDDSDPDDA; translated from the coding sequence ATGCTGTCCATGCCGGAGGGCACCCTGACCCGGGGCTCTGTGTCGGAGGCACGCGAGCGTCTCGCCACGTCTCCCTTCCTGTTCGTGGACGTGGAACTGCCCGAGGACGGCGCATCCGACGGACCACCGCTCGCCCATCTGCTCGGCCTGGAGGCCGAGCAGATGGGGTGGCTCGGGCGGAAGGGGGAATCCGCCCGGGTGGAGATCTTCGGGGAGATCGGCGCGTTCGTCGTGCCCGCGGTCGACGCGGACCGCGTCATCCATGTCCACGCCGTGGTGACCGAGCGGTACCTCGTCACCGTGCACCGGGGATCGGCCCCCCTGATCGGGAACGTCACCGCCCGGTTCCCGCTCGAGAGCCCGCCGGACGCCGTCGCCATGCTGTTCCTGCTGCTGGACGAGGCCATGGAGACCTATCGCCGGGCCGCCGTCCGGGCCCTGCTGGAGGTGGAGGACCTGGAGGACGCCATGTTCCGCCGGCGCGAGCCCGAGCAGCTCTACCGCCTGTCGCGGCTGCGGCGCACGGCGGCCCTGCTGCACCACACCCTCCTGCCCTACCACCGGGTGGCGGAGGAGAGCGTCACGCGCAGGGTGATGAACCGCGGCTTCCACGGGGACCGCCAGCAGCTCGTCCGCGAGTACCGGCGCACCTCGAACCTGGTGCTCACCGACATCGAGTCCCTCCAGGAGACCTCCCGGCGGGCCTTCGGCAGCTACTCCTCCCTGGTGTCCGGCGACCAGAACGGCGTGATCAACCGCCTGGCGGTGGTGTCGACGATCTTCCTGCCGCTGACCTTCCTGACGGGGTTCTTCGGCATGAACTTCGCCTACCTGACGGACGAGCTGGAGAGCCGGGCCGTCTTCTGGCTGCTCGCCGTGGGCCTGCAGGTGGTCTTCCTGCTCGTGGCCCTCTACGTCCTCCACCGCACCCGCCTGTGGCGCATGCTGCGCGAGGACGACAGCGACCCCGACGACGCGTAG
- a CDS encoding helix-turn-helix domain-containing protein, whose translation MTPGSDTGPEGAAGPDEPADELPAVAPQLRDLRRRAGLTLEAAAARARLSPAHLSRLETGRRQPSLPLLLGLARTYGTTVSELLGEMPAVADPIVRAGGPGAREADGWTYWQAGGSGRGMQALRVHVPHGRSQGELVRVHPGEEWLYVLEGRLRLHLGEAEHLLEPGDSAHFDSLTPHRIGAASAGGADLLFVHTLLQSSLAGLCLGGATTTTPGTPTTTHHR comes from the coding sequence ATGACACCCGGATCCGACACCGGCCCCGAAGGCGCGGCCGGCCCCGACGAACCGGCGGACGAACTGCCCGCCGTGGCCCCCCAGCTACGCGACCTGCGCCGCCGCGCCGGACTCACCCTGGAGGCCGCCGCCGCACGGGCCCGGCTCTCGCCCGCCCACCTGTCCCGCCTGGAGACCGGCCGGCGCCAGCCCTCGCTGCCGCTCCTGCTCGGACTCGCCCGCACCTACGGCACGACCGTCTCCGAGCTGCTCGGCGAGATGCCCGCCGTGGCCGATCCCATCGTACGGGCCGGCGGTCCGGGCGCCCGCGAGGCCGACGGCTGGACGTACTGGCAGGCCGGCGGCTCCGGGCGGGGGATGCAGGCGCTGCGCGTGCACGTGCCGCACGGCCGCAGCCAGGGCGAGCTGGTCCGCGTACATCCCGGCGAGGAGTGGCTGTACGTCCTGGAAGGGCGGCTGCGGCTGCACCTGGGCGAGGCCGAGCACCTGCTGGAGCCGGGGGACAGCGCGCACTTCGACTCGCTCACCCCGCACCGGATCGGCGCGGCCTCCGCGGGCGGGGCCGACCTGCTCTTCGTCCACACGCTGCTGCAGAGCAGCCTGGCCGGGCTCTGCCTCGGCGGCGCCACCACGACCACGCCCGGCACGCCCACGACCACGCACCACCGATAG
- a CDS encoding DUF6126 family protein: MSRAEKPAPASIRARFESKFPRGLIIRLIAYLFVGHLFAFFVYLLFVLGGQNQ, from the coding sequence ATGTCCCGAGCCGAGAAGCCCGCGCCCGCGTCCATACGGGCCCGCTTCGAGTCCAAGTTCCCGCGCGGCCTGATCATCCGGCTGATCGCCTACCTGTTCGTCGGCCACCTCTTCGCCTTCTTCGTCTACCTCCTCTTCGTCCTGGGCGGCCAGAACCAGTAG
- a CDS encoding dihydrodipicolinate reductase, whose amino-acid sequence MISTVVWGTGNVGRLAIRAVEAHPALQLCAVIVHNPAKVGRDAGELGGLDRLLGVEATDDVEAVLAARPRAVVYAASGDIRPDEALADITRAVRSGAVVVSPALYPLYDHLSAPPGFRDPVLAAVAEGGGSLFASGVDPGWGNDVLPLLLSGLGTTVDAIRCQEIFDYSTYDQPDSVRHLVGMGQPMDQEPMMLMPSVPTMVWGGQIRMMARALGVELDEIRETSERRALDTTVTTRTMGEFEAGTQGAIRFEVQGIVEGEPRIVIEHVTRIHASCAPDWPMPPDGGDGAHRVVIEGHPRIEVTIEATDEGENRSAGGNATAVGRLVGAIDWLTGAEPGLYDALDIPLRPAVGRLGRKQS is encoded by the coding sequence ATGATTTCCACGGTTGTCTGGGGTACCGGCAACGTGGGCCGACTGGCGATCCGTGCCGTCGAGGCCCATCCCGCGCTCCAACTCTGCGCAGTCATCGTCCACAATCCAGCCAAGGTCGGCCGCGACGCGGGAGAACTCGGCGGCCTCGACCGCCTGTTGGGGGTCGAGGCCACCGACGACGTCGAAGCCGTCCTCGCCGCCCGCCCCCGGGCCGTGGTGTACGCCGCGTCCGGGGACATCCGGCCCGACGAGGCACTCGCCGACATCACCCGCGCCGTCCGCTCGGGCGCGGTCGTCGTCAGCCCGGCCCTGTACCCGCTCTACGACCACCTGAGCGCCCCGCCCGGGTTCCGCGACCCGGTGCTCGCCGCCGTCGCGGAGGGCGGCGGCTCGCTCTTCGCCTCCGGGGTCGACCCCGGGTGGGGCAACGACGTCCTCCCGCTCCTGCTCAGCGGACTCGGCACCACCGTCGACGCCATCCGCTGCCAGGAGATCTTCGACTACTCCACCTACGACCAGCCGGACTCCGTCCGTCACCTCGTGGGCATGGGGCAGCCGATGGACCAGGAGCCGATGATGCTCATGCCCTCCGTCCCCACCATGGTGTGGGGCGGGCAGATACGGATGATGGCCCGGGCGCTCGGGGTCGAACTCGACGAGATCCGCGAGACCTCGGAGCGCCGCGCGCTCGACACCACGGTGACCACCCGGACCATGGGCGAGTTCGAGGCCGGCACCCAGGGCGCGATCCGGTTCGAGGTACAGGGCATCGTCGAAGGCGAGCCCCGCATCGTCATCGAGCACGTCACCCGCATCCACGCCTCGTGCGCACCGGACTGGCCCATGCCGCCCGACGGCGGCGACGGCGCCCACCGGGTCGTCATCGAGGGCCACCCGCGCATCGAGGTCACCATCGAGGCCACGGACGAGGGCGAGAACCGCTCGGCGGGCGGCAACGCCACCGCCGTCGGCCGCCTCGTCGGCGCCATCGACTGGCTCACCGGGGCGGAACCCGGACTCTACGACGCCCTCGACATCCCGCTGCGCCCCGCCGTCGGCAGACTCGGAAGGAAACAGTCATGA
- a CDS encoding carboxymuconolactone decarboxylase family protein produces MRIDIPEGQHPIEYVWGDMVPGIGMAAANFSLSVYAHTTLGLREFEAARLRVAQINGCVFCLDWRTERDGEKVEEEFSEAVTEWRTTDAFDERTRLAAEYAERYTLDHHGLDEEFWDRMTAHYSQLEIVELTMSIGSWLAFGRLNHVLGLDSVCVLPGH; encoded by the coding sequence ATGAGGATCGACATCCCTGAAGGCCAGCACCCGATCGAGTACGTGTGGGGCGACATGGTCCCCGGCATCGGCATGGCCGCGGCGAACTTCTCCCTGTCGGTGTACGCCCACACCACCCTGGGCCTGCGCGAGTTCGAGGCGGCCCGGCTGCGCGTCGCGCAGATCAACGGGTGCGTCTTCTGCCTGGACTGGCGCACCGAGCGGGACGGGGAGAAGGTCGAGGAGGAGTTCTCCGAGGCGGTCACCGAGTGGCGCACGACCGACGCGTTCGACGAGCGCACGCGGCTGGCGGCGGAGTACGCCGAGCGGTACACCCTCGACCACCACGGGCTCGACGAGGAGTTCTGGGACCGGATGACCGCGCACTACAGCCAGCTGGAGATCGTGGAGCTGACGATGAGCATCGGGTCCTGGCTGGCCTTCGGCCGGCTCAACCACGTGCTGGGCCTGGACAGCGTCTGCGTGCTGCCCGGGCACTGA
- a CDS encoding GMC oxidoreductase, translating into MKDKPLPRRSSNGISRRGFLGRTGSIIGAVALAGRVTPAQAAAPPGPISDGARVPVLVIGTGYGGSVAALRLAQAGVDVQMIEMGMSWDTPGSDGKIFPKVTSPDYRSFWLRTRTKAPLSNFLGFPIDKDVPKYTGILDAEDFAGITVYQGRGVGGGSLVNGGMAVTPKRANFAAVLPSVDADEMYATYYPRANAGLGVGMIDPAWFDTADCYQFSRVGRKHAQRSGFAWTFVPDVYDWDYMKAEAAGTVTKSALAGEILYGNNAGKKSLVQTYLAQAKATGRVAISALHKVTSVSPAAGGGYTVAIDQINTTGDTVATKTVTADRVFFAAGSVGTSKLLVKLKATGALPNLNGEVGKGWGENGNVMCGRANHLWDPTGKLQSTIPCSGIDNWDAGGAFAEVAPLPTGIETYASFYLSITKNPNRAEFTWNAATGAAELSWQTAWKQPSISMAKTIFDKINSKEGTIYRTDLFGANKIWNDTLTYHPLGGAVLNKATDNYGRLHGYTGLYVIDGALIPGNTSVNPFVTITALAERNIEKIIATDLP; encoded by the coding sequence ATGAAGGATAAACCTCTGCCCAGAAGGAGTTCCAACGGGATTTCCCGTCGCGGATTTCTCGGTAGAACAGGTTCCATCATCGGGGCCGTGGCCCTGGCGGGCCGCGTCACCCCGGCGCAGGCGGCCGCCCCGCCCGGCCCGATCTCCGACGGCGCCCGCGTACCGGTCCTGGTCATCGGCACGGGCTACGGCGGATCGGTGGCGGCCCTGCGGCTGGCGCAGGCCGGCGTGGACGTGCAGATGATCGAGATGGGCATGTCCTGGGACACGCCGGGCTCGGACGGCAAGATCTTCCCCAAGGTGACCAGCCCGGACTACCGGTCCTTCTGGCTGCGCACCCGGACCAAGGCGCCGCTCAGCAACTTCCTCGGCTTCCCGATCGACAAGGACGTCCCCAAGTACACGGGCATCCTGGACGCCGAGGACTTCGCCGGCATCACGGTCTACCAGGGCCGCGGGGTCGGCGGCGGTTCGCTGGTCAACGGCGGCATGGCGGTCACGCCCAAGCGTGCAAACTTCGCCGCCGTCCTCCCCTCGGTGGACGCCGACGAGATGTACGCCACCTACTACCCGAGGGCCAATGCCGGACTCGGGGTCGGCATGATCGACCCGGCCTGGTTCGACACCGCCGACTGCTACCAGTTCTCCCGCGTCGGCCGCAAGCACGCCCAGCGCTCCGGCTTCGCCTGGACCTTCGTGCCCGACGTGTACGACTGGGACTACATGAAGGCGGAGGCCGCCGGCACCGTCACCAAGTCCGCCCTGGCCGGCGAGATCCTCTACGGCAACAACGCCGGCAAGAAGTCGCTCGTCCAGACCTACCTCGCGCAGGCGAAGGCGACCGGCCGGGTCGCCATCTCCGCTCTGCACAAGGTCACCTCGGTCTCACCGGCCGCGGGCGGCGGCTACACGGTCGCCATCGACCAGATCAACACCACCGGTGACACCGTGGCCACCAAGACGGTGACCGCGGACCGGGTCTTCTTCGCGGCCGGCAGCGTCGGCACCAGCAAGCTCCTGGTCAAACTGAAGGCCACGGGAGCACTGCCGAACCTCAACGGCGAGGTGGGCAAGGGCTGGGGCGAGAACGGCAACGTCATGTGCGGCCGCGCCAACCACCTGTGGGACCCGACCGGCAAGCTCCAGTCGACCATCCCCTGTTCCGGCATCGACAACTGGGACGCGGGCGGCGCGTTCGCCGAGGTCGCACCGCTCCCCACCGGGATCGAGACGTACGCCTCGTTCTACCTGTCGATCACCAAGAACCCGAACCGCGCCGAGTTCACCTGGAACGCGGCGACCGGAGCGGCCGAGCTGAGCTGGCAGACCGCCTGGAAGCAGCCGTCCATCTCCATGGCCAAGACGATCTTCGACAAGATCAACTCGAAGGAGGGCACGATCTACCGGACCGACCTGTTCGGTGCCAACAAGATCTGGAACGACACCCTCACCTACCACCCGCTCGGCGGTGCGGTCCTGAACAAGGCCACCGACAACTACGGGCGCCTGCACGGCTACACCGGCCTGTACGTGATCGACGGCGCGCTCATCCCCGGCAACACGAGCGTGAATCCCTTCGTCACCATCACGGCGCTCGCCGAACGCAACATAGAGAAGATCATCGCCACCGACCTTCCGTAG
- a CDS encoding DUF6629 family protein → MCWSATADLVAGTAVSAAGIVCLAGVRRARDLPVAALPLLLGAHQLVEAAVWGTGGGCSPAATAWAVIAMPLLVLWVPAGVLPAAAPGVRRRLWAPLAAGPATAAVLSYCLATRPVTAEIRGRTIGYGVNVPWMPLVLAGYLFATLGALLLGGDRRLGTLGMVPAAGALACSALWRLEFASTWCAFAAVASLLVWGWVRRPHAAPLSRDRPKVT, encoded by the coding sequence GTGTGCTGGAGCGCGACGGCCGATCTGGTGGCGGGCACGGCGGTCTCCGCCGCCGGGATCGTGTGCCTGGCGGGGGTGCGGCGGGCCCGCGACCTGCCCGTCGCCGCGCTGCCGCTGCTGCTGGGCGCGCACCAGTTGGTGGAGGCCGCGGTGTGGGGCACGGGCGGCGGCTGCTCCCCGGCCGCCACTGCCTGGGCGGTGATCGCGATGCCGCTGCTGGTGCTCTGGGTGCCGGCCGGGGTCCTGCCGGCGGCCGCGCCCGGCGTCCGGCGCCGGCTGTGGGCCCCCCTGGCCGCGGGTCCGGCCACCGCCGCGGTGCTCTCGTACTGCCTCGCGACGCGGCCGGTGACCGCCGAGATCAGGGGCCGCACCATCGGCTACGGCGTGAATGTTCCGTGGATGCCGCTGGTGCTGGCGGGCTACCTGTTCGCCACGCTGGGCGCGCTGCTGCTCGGGGGCGACCGGCGGCTCGGGACCCTCGGCATGGTGCCGGCGGCGGGGGCACTGGCCTGCTCAGCGTTGTGGCGGCTGGAATTCGCCTCCACCTGGTGCGCCTTCGCGGCGGTCGCGTCACTGCTGGTCTGGGGCTGGGTCCGGCGGCCGCACGCCGCTCCCCTGTCACGCGATCGACCGAAAGTTACCTAG
- a CDS encoding MFS transporter, whose amino-acid sequence MTAPAEPSGAGVPIASARGRWILLTTVLGSTMAMLDGTVVNVALPRIGEDLDADLAVLQWTVNAYLLTLAGLILVGGSLSDRFGRRRIFVLGVVWFAVGSLLCGIAPNAGVLIAARALQGIGGALLAPGSLALIQASIRAEDRGRAIGLWSGLGGVGAAVGPFLGGWLVDGPGWRWVFLLNVPLAAVCVPVALRHVPESRDPQAHGRFDVAGAALGASSLGLVTYALIEARSGAPAVIVAAVLGVLLGIAFVYVERRRPDPMVPPDIFASRLFTAVNLVTLCVYGAIGGFFFLTVLQLQVVSGYSALAAGAAMLPTTLLMLLLSARSGELGERIGPRIPLTVGPLLCAAGTLLMLRVGPAASYVSDVLPAMVVMGMGLVALVAPLTSTVLASVDPGRAGLASGINNAAARVAGLLAVAALPLLSGMGPESYRSATQFDAAFGRAMLWCTGAFVAGAALAWATVRSPAPEACHPQCHTYCAVSAPPLEPREESG is encoded by the coding sequence ATGACTGCGCCTGCCGAGCCGTCCGGAGCCGGAGTCCCGATCGCGTCCGCACGCGGCCGGTGGATCCTGCTGACCACCGTGCTCGGGTCGACCATGGCCATGCTGGACGGGACCGTCGTGAACGTGGCACTGCCGCGCATCGGGGAGGACCTCGACGCCGATCTGGCGGTGCTCCAGTGGACGGTGAACGCCTATCTGCTGACCCTGGCCGGGCTGATCCTGGTCGGCGGGTCGCTGAGCGACCGCTTCGGGCGGCGCCGGATCTTCGTACTGGGCGTGGTGTGGTTCGCGGTCGGCTCGCTGCTGTGCGGCATCGCTCCGAACGCCGGGGTGCTGATCGCCGCCCGCGCCCTGCAGGGCATCGGCGGGGCACTGCTGGCGCCCGGCTCCCTGGCCCTGATCCAGGCGTCGATCCGCGCCGAGGACCGGGGGCGGGCGATCGGCCTGTGGTCGGGGCTCGGCGGGGTGGGCGCGGCCGTGGGACCGTTCCTCGGCGGCTGGCTGGTGGACGGGCCGGGCTGGCGGTGGGTGTTCCTGCTGAACGTGCCGCTGGCCGCGGTCTGCGTGCCGGTCGCCCTGCGGCACGTACCGGAATCGCGGGACCCGCAGGCGCACGGACGGTTCGACGTGGCCGGGGCGGCACTCGGTGCGAGCTCCCTCGGGCTGGTCACCTACGCGCTGATCGAGGCCCGGTCGGGCGCACCGGCGGTGATCGTCGCAGCGGTGCTCGGGGTCCTGCTGGGCATCGCCTTCGTCTACGTGGAGCGGCGGCGGCCCGATCCGATGGTGCCTCCGGACATCTTCGCGTCCCGGCTGTTCACCGCGGTCAACCTCGTCACCCTGTGCGTGTACGGGGCCATCGGCGGGTTCTTCTTCCTCACGGTGCTCCAGCTCCAGGTGGTGTCCGGCTACTCGGCGCTGGCGGCCGGGGCCGCGATGCTGCCGACGACCCTCCTCATGCTCCTGCTGTCGGCGCGCTCGGGTGAGCTCGGGGAGCGGATCGGGCCGCGCATCCCCCTCACGGTGGGGCCGCTGCTGTGCGCGGCCGGGACGCTGCTGATGCTGCGGGTGGGGCCCGCGGCCTCGTACGTCTCGGACGTGCTGCCCGCGATGGTCGTCATGGGCATGGGCCTCGTGGCCCTGGTGGCTCCGCTGACCTCGACCGTGCTCGCCTCGGTGGACCCCGGGCGGGCGGGCCTGGCCAGCGGCATCAACAACGCGGCGGCGCGCGTCGCCGGGCTGCTCGCGGTGGCGGCGCTGCCGCTGCTGTCCGGGATGGGGCCGGAGTCGTACCGCTCGGCGACCCAGTTCGACGCCGCTTTCGGGCGGGCCATGCTCTGGTGCACCGGGGCGTTCGTGGCCGGCGCCGCCCTGGCCTGGGCGACCGTACGCTCCCCCGCGCCCGAGGCGTGCCACCCCCAGTGTCATACGTACTGCGCGGTGTCGGCCCCGCCGCTCGAACCCCGTGAGGAGTCCGGCTGA
- a CDS encoding S8 family serine peptidase, which translates to MAQRDNRSPRALRPTKPARPARSLRTALAALTSVLLLPIGAGAAAAAPDPGPAAPTAAERKIEPALRAQLDDSAKAAFWVYLDSAADLTAAGKQQTRAAKAETVLRIKKDHAARSQAEVVKALQGAGAEYTSYWIVNAVRVVGSQKLAGTLAQRPEVARIDADDKVDLPKPTEGKREKAVADAIEWNIDRIKAPQVWDQAGVRGEGIVVANIDSGVDYTHPAVNNQYRGKKADGTYDHAYNWFDPAGVCTTAAPCDNNDHGTHTMGTMVGDDGGANKIGVAPGAKWIAAKGCESNSCSEASLLASGQWIVAPTDLSGQNPRPDLAPHIVNNSWGGGGGDTWYQQIVDTWRAAGIFPAFSNGNAGPGCNTAGSPGDYASSYSSGAFDINNAIASFSSRGAGPGGIVKPNIAAPGVNVRSSVPGGGYEAFSGTSMASPHTAAAVALLWSAAPALEGDIAQTESLLDGTALDTDSSQCGGSAADNNVFGEGRLDVLAAVTAAPRGAIGSLGGTVRSGGQPVAGVKITADGPIDRTTTTAADGTYRFTSLSVGDYALTAAKFGYGQQTGTATVTENATATGDFTLTQAASGKLTGTVSSAAGPAAGASVTIADTPVTATADAQGRFEVTLPHGTYDVNATHASRCVTGGTAKVTVAGDATVAVNLPERTDGYGYACAAAGDRPYAEGTRQLALTGDNTTERVDLPFPLPLYGKTYGQAWIGTNGTVSFGGNNTGDINGDIPSTATPNAALYPFWDDLVVGAPGSGSGVFTGVTGTAPHRSYVIEWRQVSHWSAQADKFSFSAAIGEDGTVSYSYKGTGGTGIKGGSTATIGVENAAGTDAFKYSFNTAVITDGLSIAFRTTKSGVVAGRVLDANDGNGVAGATVTVGTGDTAVSATTAADGGYVVQSPSGARTVSLAAPQYESATATVDVKAADVTAVTQSLRTGKVTASKPSLEVVLPANQQRTRTLDLTNPGLGTEFTVSEDASWLTATPATGTLATGAKVPLTLSVDTTGLTPGAVLTADLKITSASGRTPVLSVPVKVVVPRYQVGLDAGSGYTTTDGLGDAWSPDRKYTPGSYGYQGNSTVEATGRTIAGTDEQRLFRNAREGMYEYRFDNVPNGTYTVELGFAELSSTKPNKRVFDVLAEGTQVLPSLDISLEAGTYKALTRTYTVTVTDGVLNVRFVTHSGFGKPLLNTLRVTDRPDKG; encoded by the coding sequence GTGGCCCAACGCGACAACCGGTCCCCACGAGCCCTACGGCCCACGAAGCCGGCCAGGCCCGCACGGTCCTTACGCACGGCGCTCGCCGCCCTCACCTCGGTCCTGCTCCTGCCGATCGGCGCGGGCGCCGCCGCGGCCGCGCCGGACCCCGGACCCGCCGCCCCGACCGCGGCCGAGCGCAAGATCGAACCGGCGCTCCGCGCCCAGCTCGACGACTCCGCCAAGGCCGCCTTCTGGGTCTACCTCGACAGCGCCGCCGACCTCACCGCCGCGGGGAAGCAGCAGACCCGCGCCGCCAAAGCCGAAACGGTTCTTCGGATCAAGAAGGACCACGCCGCGCGCAGCCAGGCCGAGGTCGTCAAGGCCCTGCAGGGCGCCGGCGCCGAGTACACCTCGTACTGGATCGTGAACGCCGTGCGCGTCGTCGGCAGCCAGAAGCTCGCCGGGACCCTCGCCCAGCGCCCCGAGGTCGCCCGGATCGACGCCGACGACAAGGTCGACCTCCCCAAGCCCACCGAGGGCAAGCGGGAGAAGGCCGTCGCCGACGCCATCGAGTGGAACATCGACCGGATCAAGGCCCCGCAGGTCTGGGACCAGGCCGGGGTGCGCGGCGAGGGCATCGTCGTCGCCAACATCGACAGCGGCGTGGACTACACCCACCCGGCCGTGAACAACCAGTACCGCGGCAAGAAGGCGGACGGCACGTACGACCACGCCTACAACTGGTTCGACCCGGCGGGCGTGTGCACCACCGCGGCCCCCTGCGACAACAACGACCACGGCACCCACACCATGGGCACGATGGTCGGCGACGACGGCGGCGCCAACAAGATCGGCGTGGCCCCCGGCGCCAAGTGGATCGCGGCCAAGGGCTGCGAGTCGAACTCCTGCTCCGAGGCCTCCCTCCTCGCCTCGGGCCAGTGGATCGTCGCCCCGACCGACCTGAGCGGCCAGAACCCGCGCCCCGACCTCGCCCCGCACATCGTCAACAACTCCTGGGGCGGGGGCGGCGGCGACACCTGGTACCAGCAGATCGTCGACACCTGGCGGGCCGCCGGCATCTTCCCGGCCTTCTCCAACGGGAACGCCGGCCCGGGCTGCAACACCGCCGGCTCGCCCGGCGACTACGCCAGCTCCTACAGCTCCGGCGCCTTCGACATCAACAACGCGATCGCGTCCTTCTCCTCGCGCGGCGCGGGCCCCGGCGGCATCGTCAAGCCGAACATCGCCGCCCCCGGCGTGAACGTCCGCTCCTCCGTCCCCGGCGGCGGGTACGAGGCCTTCTCCGGCACTTCGATGGCCTCACCGCACACCGCTGCCGCCGTCGCCCTGCTCTGGTCCGCCGCGCCCGCCCTGGAGGGCGACATCGCGCAGACCGAGTCGCTCCTGGACGGCACCGCCCTGGACACCGACAGCAGCCAGTGCGGCGGCAGCGCCGCCGACAACAACGTCTTCGGCGAGGGCCGCCTCGACGTCCTCGCCGCCGTGACCGCCGCCCCGCGCGGCGCCATCGGCTCGCTCGGCGGCACCGTACGCTCCGGCGGCCAGCCCGTCGCGGGCGTGAAGATCACCGCCGACGGCCCGATCGACCGTACGACCACCACCGCGGCCGACGGCACCTACCGCTTCACCTCCCTCTCCGTCGGCGACTACGCCCTGACCGCCGCCAAGTTCGGCTACGGGCAGCAGACCGGGACGGCCACGGTCACCGAGAACGCCACCGCCACCGGCGACTTCACCCTCACCCAGGCGGCCTCCGGCAAGCTCACCGGCACCGTCTCCTCGGCCGCCGGCCCCGCCGCCGGCGCCTCCGTCACCATCGCGGACACCCCGGTGACCGCGACCGCCGACGCCCAGGGCCGCTTCGAGGTCACCCTGCCGCACGGCACGTACGACGTGAACGCCACCCACGCCTCCCGCTGCGTCACCGGCGGCACGGCGAAGGTCACCGTCGCCGGCGACGCCACCGTCGCCGTGAACCTGCCCGAACGCACCGACGGCTACGGCTACGCCTGCGCCGCCGCCGGCGACCGCCCGTACGCCGAGGGCACCCGCCAGCTCGCGCTCACCGGAGACAACACCACCGAGCGCGTCGACCTGCCCTTCCCGCTGCCCCTGTACGGAAAGACGTACGGCCAGGCCTGGATCGGCACCAACGGCACCGTCAGCTTCGGCGGCAACAACACCGGTGACATCAACGGGGACATCCCGAGCACGGCCACGCCCAACGCGGCCCTGTACCCGTTCTGGGACGACCTCGTCGTCGGCGCCCCGGGCAGCGGCTCCGGCGTCTTCACCGGAGTCACCGGCACCGCCCCGCACCGCAGCTACGTGATCGAGTGGCGCCAGGTGTCCCACTGGTCGGCGCAGGCCGACAAGTTCTCCTTCTCGGCCGCGATCGGCGAGGACGGCACCGTCTCCTACTCCTACAAGGGGACCGGCGGCACCGGCATCAAGGGCGGCTCCACGGCCACGATCGGCGTGGAGAACGCGGCCGGCACCGACGCCTTCAAGTACTCCTTCAACACCGCGGTCATCACGGACGGCCTCTCCATCGCCTTCCGGACAACCAAGAGCGGCGTGGTGGCGGGCCGGGTGCTCGACGCCAACGACGGCAACGGCGTCGCGGGCGCCACAGTGACCGTCGGCACGGGTGACACGGCGGTGTCGGCGACCACGGCCGCGGACGGCGGATACGTCGTCCAGAGCCCGTCGGGCGCGCGGACCGTCTCGCTGGCGGCCCCGCAGTACGAGTCCGCCACGGCGACGGTGGACGTCAAGGCCGCCGACGTCACGGCGGTGACGCAGTCCCTGCGCACCGGAAAGGTGACGGCGTCCAAGCCGTCCCTGGAGGTCGTCCTCCCGGCGAACCAGCAGCGGACCCGGACCCTGGACCTGACCAACCCGGGCCTCGGCACGGAGTTCACGGTGTCCGAGGACGCGAGCTGGCTGACCGCCACACCGGCGACCGGCACCCTCGCGACCGGCGCGAAGGTCCCGCTCACCCTTTCGGTGGACACCACCGGACTGACCCCGGGCGCGGTCCTCACCGCCGACCTGAAGATCACCTCGGCGAGCGGCCGGACCCCGGTGCTCTCCGTCCCGGTCAAGGTCGTCGTCCCGCGCTACCAGGTCGGCCTGGACGCGGGATCCGGCTACACCACCACGGACGGCCTGGGCGACGCCTGGTCCCCGGACCGCAAGTACACGCCCGGCTCCTACGGCTACCAGGGCAACAGCACCGTGGAGGCCACCGGCCGCACCATCGCCGGCACGGACGAGCAGCGGCTGTTCCGCAACGCCCGTGAGGGCATGTACGAGTACCGCTTCGACAACGTGCCGAACGGTACCTACACGGTGGAGCTCGGCTTCGCGGAGCTCTCCTCCACCAAGCCCAACAAGCGCGTCTTCGACGTCCTGGCCGAGGGCACGCAGGTCCTCCCCTCCCTCGACATCTCCCTGGAGGCGGGCACCTACAAGGCCCTGACCCGTACGTACACGGTCACGGTCACGGACGGGGTCCTCAACGTCCGCTTCGTCACGCACAGCGGATTCGGCAAGCCCCTGCTGAACACCCTGCGGGTGACCGACCGCCCGGACAAGGGCTAG